Proteins encoded by one window of Bryobacteraceae bacterium:
- a CDS encoding mannonate dehydratase: MRNSITRRMALRTAVAPALAPAWNMMAAPRIDEYDPANIKISHRMPIRSLTDGDLLFLRQLGIKWCRIEFGEDAPYEFMKATQERLAKFDMKIYSGVHYSYRRTRLQLGQPGRDEDIAVFNAFLRDCGRLGIPVANIDWHPANTYTTAQVKSPRGYRAREFKLSDFRARVEKQAFDREYSADDIWSTYTYFIKAVLPEAEKHDVRLALHPDDPPVAKMNGVAKLFVHYNGYKRAEEIAGGSRHWGLTFCVGTWSEGGDKMGKDVFGMIEDFGGRGKIFDVHFRNVSGPMPHFVETFPDDGYMDMFAVMRALRKVKFNGTVVPDHVPELAGDDKIRRAGIAYCIANIRAMLRRANEEAG; this comes from the coding sequence ATGCGAAACTCAATCACACGGCGGATGGCCCTGCGGACGGCGGTCGCGCCGGCTCTCGCGCCCGCATGGAATATGATGGCCGCGCCGCGCATCGACGAGTACGATCCGGCGAATATCAAGATCTCGCACCGGATGCCGATCCGGTCTCTCACGGACGGCGACCTGCTGTTTCTGCGTCAGCTTGGCATCAAGTGGTGCCGCATCGAGTTCGGCGAAGACGCCCCGTACGAGTTCATGAAGGCCACGCAGGAGCGGCTTGCGAAGTTCGACATGAAGATCTACTCGGGGGTGCACTACTCGTACCGGCGGACGCGGCTGCAGTTGGGCCAGCCGGGACGCGACGAGGACATCGCCGTGTTCAATGCTTTCCTGCGGGACTGCGGGCGGCTGGGCATCCCTGTGGCGAACATCGACTGGCATCCGGCGAACACGTACACAACGGCGCAAGTGAAGTCTCCAAGGGGCTACAGGGCGCGCGAGTTCAAGCTATCCGATTTTCGCGCGAGGGTGGAGAAGCAGGCTTTCGACCGCGAGTATTCGGCCGACGATATCTGGTCCACTTACACCTACTTCATCAAGGCCGTGCTGCCCGAAGCGGAGAAGCACGACGTGCGCTTGGCGCTGCATCCCGACGATCCGCCGGTGGCGAAGATGAACGGCGTGGCCAAACTGTTCGTCCACTACAACGGCTACAAGCGCGCCGAGGAGATCGCCGGAGGGAGTAGGCACTGGGGACTCACCTTCTGCGTGGGCACCTGGAGCGAGGGCGGCGACAAGATGGGGAAGGATGTCTTCGGGATGATCGAGGACTTCGGCGGACGAGGGAAGATCTTCGACGTGCACTTCCGAAACGTCAGCGGCCCGATGCCGCACTTCGTCGAGACCTTCCCCGACGACGGATACATGGACATGTTCGCCGTGATGCGGGCGTTGCGGAAAGTGAAGTTCAACGGGACGGTGGTGCCGGATCACGTCCCGGAGCTCGCCGGCGACGACAAGATCCGCCGCGCCGGCATCGCCTACTGCATCGCGAATATTCGGGCGATGCTCCGGCGGGCGAACGAAGAAGCCGGCTAA
- a CDS encoding GntR family transcriptional regulator → MAAPTIRIVPDSQDPAYRQILHQIRTLIVEGALAPGAELPSVRRLAVDLGVHFNTVAEAYRLLAEEGFLDVSHGRAARVAERGEAPKPPKQAERRFRERLRHLIAEMRAEGFTPAQIARELNAAAAAWQKGSQ, encoded by the coding sequence ATGGCCGCGCCCACCATACGCATCGTACCGGACTCGCAGGACCCGGCCTACCGCCAGATCCTCCACCAGATCCGCACGCTCATCGTCGAAGGCGCGCTGGCGCCCGGCGCCGAGCTGCCATCGGTGCGCCGCCTCGCGGTCGATCTCGGCGTGCATTTCAATACCGTCGCGGAAGCCTACCGGCTGCTGGCCGAAGAGGGCTTCCTCGACGTGTCACATGGCCGGGCCGCCCGCGTTGCGGAACGCGGGGAAGCCCCCAAACCGCCCAAGCAGGCCGAGCGGCGCTTTCGCGAGCGCTTGCGTCACCTGATCGCCGAAATGCGCGCCGAGGGCTTCACGCCGGCGCAGATCGCGCGGGAGTTGAACGCCGCCGCTGCCGCCTGGCAGAAAGGATCGCAATGA
- a CDS encoding DUF5808 domain-containing protein has protein sequence MTLEAISKLSPPLILALIYNWMPRWGRENLFFGATSPPRFQDAPEGRAALRRYRFRVWLVTAASLAAAALLGGGPGAGTLALLAVTMASILAFAAGNREIAPHAIAPEPRAASLTPFSVSGWMLAGSLLPFAILAAAAMAAMWLRGSEKLTAEPLLAGAVVSFSLVVAVAGILWGTPRPAGESADWTRRFQHANIRFLEAMASVMAVVFASVALRPSLDGAGIPPWVFPVLPLIPLVAFAIPIFRLSAERGSGGDSTPDRCWYWGQFYYNPDDPAFMVERRFGIGYTFNFANRLAWLYLASLALALTGVRWFA, from the coding sequence ATGACGCTCGAAGCGATTTCGAAACTCTCGCCGCCTCTAATCCTGGCGCTGATCTACAACTGGATGCCGCGCTGGGGGCGGGAAAATCTGTTCTTCGGCGCAACGTCTCCACCGCGATTTCAGGACGCGCCGGAGGGCCGCGCTGCACTGCGCCGATACCGTTTCCGCGTCTGGCTCGTCACCGCAGCCAGCCTCGCCGCAGCGGCGCTGCTCGGAGGCGGACCCGGAGCGGGCACCTTGGCCTTGCTCGCGGTGACTATGGCATCGATTCTCGCCTTTGCCGCCGGCAACCGGGAGATCGCCCCGCACGCCATCGCACCGGAACCGCGGGCCGCAAGTCTCACGCCCTTCAGCGTATCCGGCTGGATGCTTGCCGGATCGCTGCTGCCTTTTGCGATCCTCGCCGCCGCGGCGATGGCCGCCATGTGGCTGCGAGGAAGCGAAAAGTTAACCGCCGAACCGCTGCTCGCCGGCGCCGTCGTCTCGTTCTCTCTGGTCGTGGCGGTTGCCGGCATCCTTTGGGGCACGCCACGTCCGGCCGGAGAAAGCGCCGATTGGACCCGTAGGTTCCAGCACGCCAACATCCGGTTCCTGGAAGCAATGGCGTCCGTGATGGCAGTGGTCTTCGCGTCCGTGGCGCTCCGGCCTTCGCTCGACGGCGCCGGTATTCCGCCGTGGGTCTTTCCGGTCCTGCCCCTGATTCCGTTGGTGGCGTTCGCCATCCCGATCTTCCGCCTGTCGGCCGAGAGAGGCAGCGGCGGCGACTCAACGCCGGATCGCTGCTGGTATTGGGGACAGTTCTACTACAACCCCGACGACCCCGCGTTCATGGTGGAGCGGCGCTTCGGCATCGGCTACACGTTCAATTTCGCGAACCGGCTAGCGTGGCTCTACCTCGCGAGCCTTGCGCTGGCCCTAACTGGCGTGCGCTGGTTCGCGTAG
- a CDS encoding transposase yields MPDSIRHYIGIDWATQNHRVTVLNPEGDLTAEREVEHSGAGIAQFLDWLQGLPHLNDPAEIAIAIETLRGAWVESACERGHRVFSINPKQWDRFRDRHTVAGGKDDRRDAYVGADALRTDRHLFHEVRLDDPHILRIRTFRGSTTIFGRTLTVSPISSARITISRCSRSAPQ; encoded by the coding sequence ATGCCCGACAGCATTCGACACTACATCGGCATTGATTGGGCAACACAGAACCATCGCGTGACCGTTCTCAATCCGGAGGGCGATCTAACCGCCGAACGGGAGGTGGAGCACAGCGGCGCCGGGATCGCCCAGTTTCTCGACTGGCTGCAGGGCCTACCTCATCTCAATGACCCAGCCGAGATCGCGATTGCCATCGAGACGCTGCGCGGCGCTTGGGTGGAAAGCGCGTGCGAACGCGGGCATCGCGTCTTTTCGATCAACCCAAAGCAATGGGACCGTTTTCGCGATCGTCATACCGTCGCCGGCGGCAAGGATGACCGGCGCGATGCCTATGTCGGCGCCGACGCACTTCGCACCGATCGCCATCTGTTTCACGAAGTAAGGCTCGACGATCCGCACATTCTCAGGATTCGGACCTTTCGCGGCTCGACGACGATCTTCGGCAGGACTTTAACCGTGTCGCCAATCAGTTCCGCGCGCATTACTATCTCCAGGTGTTCACGCTCTGCCCCTCAGTGA
- a CDS encoding arsenite methyltransferase, whose protein sequence is MNPDQLRESVRQNYSQAALRVVTGQGNSCCGTQSSCESPDPISSDLYDALQTDELPDTAVLASLGCGNPTALASLTPGETVLDLGSGGGIDVLLSARRVGPTGKAYGLDMTDEMLALARENQRKSGLENVEFLKGEIENIPLPAGAVDVIISNCVINLSADKDRVLAEAFRVLRPGGRFAVADIVSQGAIPEPVRRDLELWSGCIAGALDIEDYRAKLTAAGFADVDIEVVRAHKPEQVGASGGTFLSALIRASKPA, encoded by the coding sequence ATGAACCCGGACCAACTCCGTGAATCAGTTCGACAGAATTACTCGCAGGCCGCGCTCCGCGTCGTCACCGGCCAGGGGAACAGCTGCTGCGGAACGCAATCCTCGTGCGAGTCGCCGGACCCGATCTCGTCGGACCTCTACGACGCGCTGCAGACCGACGAACTCCCCGATACGGCGGTGCTTGCTTCGCTCGGCTGCGGCAATCCGACCGCGCTCGCCTCGCTCACCCCGGGGGAAACCGTGCTCGACCTCGGCTCCGGCGGCGGCATTGATGTCCTGCTCTCGGCCCGCCGCGTCGGCCCCACCGGCAAGGCGTACGGCCTCGACATGACTGACGAGATGCTCGCCCTCGCCCGTGAGAACCAGCGCAAGTCGGGGCTCGAGAACGTCGAGTTCCTGAAGGGAGAGATCGAGAACATTCCGCTGCCCGCCGGCGCCGTCGACGTGATCATCTCCAACTGCGTGATCAACCTCTCCGCCGATAAGGACCGCGTGCTTGCCGAGGCCTTCCGCGTGCTGCGTCCCGGCGGCCGTTTCGCCGTTGCCGATATCGTCTCGCAGGGCGCGATCCCCGAGCCCGTCCGCCGCGATCTCGAGCTGTGGTCCGGCTGCATCGCCGGAGCGCTCGATATCGAGGACTACCGCGCCAAGCTCACCGCCGCCGGATTCGCCGACGTCGATATCGAAGTGGTGCGCGCCCACAAGCCGGAACAGGTAGGCGCTTCCGGAGGCACGTTCCTTAGCGCGCTCATTCGCGCGTCGAAGCCGGCTTAG
- a CDS encoding helix-turn-helix domain-containing protein codes for MQLRCRKPHPPLDAFVETMWIAQSEPRPFALERLLPTGSASLIVNLGEDQVRRYHFDPRRVMETNPGAVLAGTSSRYAVIDTREQEYVAGVAFRCGGTAPFFRTPAHETRDADVSLQALWGRSRATRLRDRLLAAAGPDAELDALEAELMEALTPARPHAAVLYALARFGQGASVAAVAEAAGLSAKRFIERFKTDTGLTPKRHIRLVRFRRALARAHAGVNVEWARLAADCGYYDQAHFVRDFRDFSGIAPSGYASARTVFENHVKFVQDTRAKA; via the coding sequence ATGCAACTGCGCTGCCGGAAGCCCCATCCGCCGCTCGACGCCTTCGTCGAGACGATGTGGATCGCGCAGAGCGAGCCGCGGCCGTTCGCGCTTGAACGCCTGCTGCCCACCGGCTCGGCTTCGCTTATCGTCAACCTAGGTGAGGATCAGGTACGCCGCTACCATTTCGATCCGCGCCGGGTGATGGAAACCAATCCCGGCGCCGTGCTGGCAGGGACGTCCTCCCGCTACGCCGTCATCGACACTCGCGAGCAGGAGTATGTGGCCGGCGTCGCGTTCCGGTGCGGCGGAACCGCACCGTTTTTCCGGACGCCCGCCCACGAAACGCGGGACGCCGATGTCTCGCTACAGGCGCTTTGGGGGCGCTCGCGAGCGACGCGGCTCCGGGATCGCCTTCTCGCCGCCGCAGGGCCCGACGCGGAGCTCGACGCGCTCGAAGCGGAACTGATGGAGGCGCTGACGCCCGCGCGTCCCCACGCAGCGGTCCTCTACGCGCTGGCCCGGTTCGGCCAGGGGGCGAGCGTCGCCGCGGTCGCCGAGGCCGCCGGACTGAGCGCGAAGCGGTTCATCGAGCGGTTCAAGACCGATACCGGGCTCACGCCCAAGCGCCACATCCGGCTCGTTCGCTTCCGCCGGGCGCTTGCCCGGGCTCACGCGGGGGTCAACGTCGAATGGGCGCGCCTGGCGGCCGACTGCGGCTACTATGACCAAGCCCATTTTGTCCGCGACTTCCGGGACTTCTCGGGAATCGCGCCCTCCGGCTACGCCTCCGCCCGGACAGTCTTCGAAAACCACGTCAAATTCGTACAAGACACCCGAGCCAAAGCGTGA
- a CDS encoding VOC family protein: MADTMDTYRTVTPYLCVPDGDAELAFISRAFGGVETLCSRTDAGAVMHAEIKIGDSLVMLGQANEHAKARSAALYLWVPDVDATYAKALAAGAKSESAPEDKPYGHRNAGVIDANGITWWIGSPVKAS, encoded by the coding sequence ATGGCAGACACCATGGACACCTACCGAACCGTTACCCCCTACCTCTGCGTTCCGGATGGCGACGCCGAGCTGGCATTCATCTCGCGCGCTTTCGGCGGCGTTGAGACGCTATGCTCGCGGACCGACGCGGGCGCGGTGATGCATGCCGAGATCAAGATCGGCGATTCGCTGGTGATGCTCGGGCAGGCGAACGAGCACGCGAAGGCAAGGAGCGCCGCACTCTACCTTTGGGTACCCGACGTGGACGCCACGTACGCCAAAGCGCTGGCGGCGGGGGCGAAGTCGGAATCGGCGCCGGAGGACAAACCATACGGGCACAGGAACGCGGGAGTGATTGATGCGAACGGGATCACGTGGTGGATCGGGAGTCCCGTGAAGGCGTCCTGA
- a CDS encoding FAD-dependent oxidoreductase, which produces MKLQPEDLYTREGLVRLDARFLDFLGEANAGVRSRLLEGRANPESVAGKEYSQLLLDVAPFVGDFLASIFGVEAEVAALRQRHSDFTPAYEVKRQFVQRRALAKINETHAMGLDGAMLTAQLEALFGEPVTEDAYVAHVTRWLTEEAVHEPELALAAQYAAWAALTPSGRKRHRDGLIFKRPHKVDPYHLVPVDQITVAPPPGNPPEKAAAAVQLAPDRWRHREGFALTDHGMGLHGALDQAHYCIKCHNQGKDSCSHGLAEKTGEFKKSVFGVTLAGCPLEERISEMNVLKEEGFPMAALAVATLDNPMCAGTGHRICNDCMKSCIFQKQEPVDIPQIETRTLKDVLDLPWGFEIYSLLTRWNPLNLARPVPLASSGYKVLVVGLGPAGFTLAHHLMNDGHTVVGVDGLKIEPLPEDISGVDVRGRRAPFRLIRDVNELYEGLGDRVLAGFGGVAEYGITVRWNKNYLKLIRLLLERRAQFAMFGGIRFGGTITPESAFELGFDHIAMCMGAGKPTVVPMKNGLARGVRQASDFLMALQLTGAAKADTIANLQIRMPVVVIGGGLTAVDTATESLAYYVVQVEKFLARYEALAAEQGEESVRAGWTEEDREAGEEFLAHGRAIRAEREAAAREGREPNLIGLLQSWGGVTIAYRRRLVDSPSYTLNHEEVYKALEEGIWFAEGLSPTEVEINRFGAAKALRFGRSRWDAQQGKLVADEGETVLAAHTILVAAGTQPNTVLAREFPTEVVVDGKYFQALDEEGKPVKPERVTKPSASRVLTALHEDGTAMSFFGDLHPSYSGNVVKAMASAKQGYPVVTRILARREPIGPAPEVLLAKLNHEMRATVHEVRRLTPTIVEVVVKAPMAARAFHPGQFYRLQNYETFATKVDGTLLAMEGLALTGASVDPEHGLLSTIVLEMGGSSDLCARLKPGEPVILMGPTGTPTETPANENVILVGGGLGNAVLFSIGQRLRAEGSRVIYFAGYKKIEDRYKIDEIERAADVVVWCCDEAPGFAPTRGQDKTIVSNIVEAMAAYARGDLGPTEIPLAGAKRLIAIGSDGMMAAVARARRTVLEPYLDDGHVAIGSINSPMQCMMKEICAQCLQVHKDPATGAETVVFSCFNQDQSLDNVDFANLRSRLQQNSVQEKVTKRWIARCLRLSAGSQAPQPVLSR; this is translated from the coding sequence ATGAAGTTGCAGCCAGAAGACCTGTATACCCGCGAAGGCCTCGTGCGCCTTGACGCGCGCTTCCTCGATTTCCTCGGGGAGGCAAACGCCGGCGTTCGCAGCCGGTTGTTGGAGGGACGGGCCAACCCGGAGTCCGTCGCCGGGAAAGAGTACTCGCAGCTTTTGCTGGACGTCGCGCCGTTCGTCGGCGATTTCCTCGCCAGTATTTTCGGGGTTGAGGCAGAAGTGGCCGCGCTGCGGCAGCGGCATTCCGACTTCACACCGGCCTACGAGGTGAAGCGGCAGTTCGTACAACGGCGTGCGCTCGCCAAGATCAACGAGACCCACGCAATGGGGCTCGACGGGGCGATGTTGACGGCGCAGCTCGAGGCGCTGTTCGGTGAGCCAGTCACCGAGGACGCCTACGTAGCGCATGTCACGCGCTGGCTCACCGAGGAGGCCGTGCACGAACCGGAATTGGCGCTGGCGGCGCAGTATGCGGCATGGGCGGCTCTTACGCCGTCGGGCAGGAAACGGCATCGCGACGGACTCATCTTCAAGCGCCCACACAAAGTGGACCCGTACCACCTGGTGCCGGTGGACCAGATCACGGTTGCGCCTCCGCCGGGGAATCCTCCGGAGAAGGCGGCGGCGGCAGTCCAGCTCGCTCCCGACCGGTGGCGCCACCGGGAAGGGTTCGCGCTCACCGATCACGGCATGGGTCTGCACGGGGCTCTTGACCAGGCGCACTATTGCATCAAGTGCCACAACCAGGGCAAGGATTCCTGCTCGCACGGGCTCGCCGAGAAGACGGGCGAGTTCAAGAAGTCCGTCTTCGGGGTGACGCTCGCCGGGTGCCCGCTCGAGGAGCGGATTTCGGAGATGAACGTCCTCAAGGAAGAGGGCTTTCCGATGGCGGCGCTGGCGGTGGCCACCCTCGACAATCCGATGTGCGCCGGCACTGGCCACCGCATTTGCAACGACTGCATGAAGTCCTGCATTTTCCAGAAGCAGGAGCCCGTGGACATTCCGCAGATCGAGACCCGGACGCTCAAGGACGTGCTCGACCTCCCGTGGGGCTTCGAAATCTACAGCCTCTTGACACGCTGGAACCCGCTGAACCTGGCGCGGCCGGTACCGCTTGCATCGAGCGGATACAAGGTCCTCGTGGTGGGGTTGGGACCCGCCGGGTTCACACTGGCGCACCATCTGATGAACGACGGCCACACGGTGGTGGGCGTGGACGGATTGAAGATCGAGCCGCTGCCGGAGGATATTTCTGGCGTGGACGTGCGCGGGCGGCGGGCGCCATTCCGGCTGATCCGTGACGTGAACGAGCTCTACGAGGGCCTCGGCGACCGCGTGCTGGCCGGGTTCGGCGGCGTTGCCGAGTACGGCATTACGGTGCGGTGGAACAAGAACTACCTGAAGCTGATCCGGCTGCTGCTCGAGCGGCGGGCGCAGTTCGCGATGTTCGGCGGGATCCGGTTCGGCGGCACGATCACGCCCGAGTCGGCATTCGAGCTCGGCTTCGATCACATCGCGATGTGCATGGGCGCCGGCAAGCCGACCGTGGTTCCGATGAAGAACGGTCTGGCTCGCGGGGTGAGGCAGGCGTCCGATTTCCTGATGGCGCTGCAGTTGACCGGAGCCGCCAAAGCGGACACGATCGCGAATCTGCAGATCCGGATGCCGGTGGTGGTGATCGGCGGCGGGCTGACGGCGGTGGACACGGCGACAGAATCGCTAGCCTACTACGTCGTGCAGGTGGAGAAGTTCCTGGCGCGATACGAGGCGCTGGCGGCCGAACAGGGTGAAGAGTCGGTTCGAGCCGGGTGGACCGAAGAGGATCGGGAGGCGGGCGAGGAGTTTCTGGCGCACGGCCGGGCGATTCGCGCCGAGCGGGAAGCGGCGGCGCGGGAGGGCCGGGAGCCGAATCTGATCGGGCTCTTGCAATCGTGGGGCGGAGTGACGATCGCCTACCGGCGGCGGCTGGTGGATTCGCCGAGCTACACACTGAACCACGAGGAAGTGTACAAGGCGCTCGAAGAGGGGATCTGGTTTGCAGAGGGGCTTTCCCCTACGGAAGTAGAAATTAATCGCTTCGGGGCGGCGAAGGCGCTACGGTTCGGTCGGTCGCGTTGGGATGCTCAGCAGGGGAAGCTGGTGGCGGACGAGGGCGAGACGGTTCTGGCAGCGCATACGATCCTGGTGGCTGCGGGCACGCAACCGAACACGGTGCTCGCCCGAGAATTTCCTACAGAAGTAGTGGTTGACGGTAAGTACTTCCAGGCATTGGATGAAGAAGGCAAGCCAGTGAAGCCGGAGCGGGTGACGAAACCGTCGGCTTCGCGCGTATTGACGGCCCTGCACGAAGACGGGACAGCCATGAGCTTTTTCGGCGACCTTCACCCCTCGTACTCGGGGAATGTAGTGAAAGCGATGGCCAGCGCCAAGCAGGGGTATCCGGTGGTTACGAGGATCCTGGCGCGCCGGGAACCGATCGGCCCAGCGCCGGAGGTGCTGCTGGCCAAGCTCAACCACGAGATGCGGGCTACGGTTCACGAAGTCAGGCGACTGACGCCTACGATTGTAGAAGTCGTCGTGAAGGCGCCCATGGCAGCGCGGGCGTTCCACCCCGGCCAGTTCTATCGCCTGCAGAATTACGAGACCTTCGCCACCAAGGTGGACGGAACGTTGCTGGCGATGGAGGGGCTCGCGCTCACGGGCGCGTCGGTGGACCCCGAGCACGGCTTGCTTTCGACGATCGTGCTCGAAATGGGCGGGTCGTCGGACCTGTGCGCGCGGTTGAAGCCTGGCGAGCCGGTGATCCTGATGGGCCCGACTGGCACGCCGACGGAGACGCCCGCGAACGAGAACGTGATCCTGGTGGGCGGCGGCCTGGGCAACGCGGTCCTGTTCTCGATCGGCCAACGGCTGCGGGCCGAGGGCTCACGCGTGATCTATTTCGCGGGATACAAAAAGATCGAAGACCGGTATAAGATCGACGAGATCGAGCGCGCCGCCGACGTCGTCGTCTGGTGCTGCGACGAAGCGCCGGGGTTCGCTCCCACGCGCGGGCAGGACAAGACGATTGTCTCCAACATCGTGGAGGCGATGGCGGCGTACGCGCGCGGCGATCTTGGGCCGACGGAGATCCCGCTGGCTGGCGCCAAGCGGCTGATCGCGATCGGGTCCGACGGGATGATGGCGGCGGTGGCGCGCGCCCGGCGGACGGTGCTCGAGCCGTACCTCGACGACGGGCACGTCGCCATCGGCAGCATCAATTCACCGATGCAGTGCATGATGAAGGAGATTTGCGCCCAGTGCCTGCAGGTTCACAAGGATCCGGCGACGGGCGCCGAGACGGTGGTGTTCTCGTGTTTCAACCAGGACCAGTCTCTCGATAACGTCGATTTCGCGAATTTGCGCTCCCGGCTGCAGCAGAATTCCGTCCAGGAGAAGGTCACCAAACGGTGGATCGCCCGGTGCCTCCGCCTCTCGGCGGGATCGCAGGCGCCCCAGCCCGTCCTTTCGCGATAA
- a CDS encoding helix-turn-helix domain-containing protein, which produces MVARPDPTPRYADMFAALGAEPRLRILRLLLAAHPDGMIAGDIQSELAIPASTLSHHLEKLRNEALVSVQRESTFQRYTANTETLRDLLAFLYAECCTRSSAVRGELVTAPGEKGCC; this is translated from the coding sequence ATGGTAGCGCGCCCCGACCCGACTCCCCGCTACGCCGACATGTTCGCCGCCCTTGGCGCTGAGCCCCGCCTCCGCATCCTGCGCCTTCTTCTGGCCGCGCACCCGGATGGCATGATCGCCGGCGATATCCAGTCCGAACTCGCCATTCCCGCCTCTACGCTCTCCCATCACCTCGAAAAGCTCCGCAATGAGGCGCTTGTCAGCGTCCAGCGTGAGAGCACCTTCCAGCGCTACACCGCCAACACGGAAACCCTGCGCGATCTCCTGGCTTTCCTCTATGCCGAGTGCTGCACGCGATCGTCGGCTGTTCGCGGCGAACTCGTCACCGCGCCGGGCGAAAAGGGGTGCTGCTGA
- a CDS encoding arsenate reductase ArsC, translated as MPRVLVLCTGNSARSQIAEGFLRAWGAEAFSAGTHPAPRVNPFATAAMAEIGIDISAHTPKSVERFLRQPFDYVITVCGEADAVCPAFTGAVGRRVHIGFPDPAAVAGSDADRLIAFRTVRDAIAARLREYYEKEIAP; from the coding sequence ATGCCGCGCGTTCTCGTCCTGTGCACCGGGAACTCCGCCCGCTCGCAGATCGCCGAGGGATTCCTGCGCGCCTGGGGGGCCGAAGCCTTCTCCGCCGGCACGCACCCCGCTCCCCGCGTCAATCCGTTCGCCACCGCCGCGATGGCCGAGATCGGCATCGACATCTCGGCGCACACGCCGAAGAGCGTCGAGCGGTTTCTGAGGCAGCCCTTCGACTACGTGATCACCGTCTGCGGCGAAGCCGACGCCGTGTGTCCCGCCTTCACCGGCGCGGTCGGCCGCCGCGTCCACATCGGTTTTCCCGACCCTGCCGCCGTGGCCGGTTCGGACGCCGATAGACTCATAGCCTTCCGAACCGTTCGCGACGCGATCGCTGCGCGTCTTCGCGAATACTACGAAAAGGAGATCGCTCCATGA